From the Luteolibacter sp. Y139 genome, one window contains:
- a CDS encoding DUF1501 domain-containing protein, protein MNAHRTSRRRFLGQASCSAVSSIPLLNTLLNLRLAGSIASAAPPVASEYRAIVCLFLSGGNDSFNMLSPYSGPSSTHDDSRTEYVNSRGDLALDLEDLHRIHPTNTGVRTFGVHPSMPNLAARFEAGDAAFVANVGTLIEPVFSRAEVIAASKRLPLGLYSHSDQIEQWQTSVPQSRTGVGWAGRMMDLIKGINPGQAVSMNISIDGSNVFQSGITGAEYAVNAGYGDGSGGGATPLTGYKAGYDPDRPFDNTASTAVDSMLAQQYSHLLQETFQKKRREAQQAYEMYAAATAPDLPATATFTNDNPLSRQLKQVAKAIMGRNGLQAARQTFFVQRGGWDHHSETLSLQEAMLGEVDQAIGEFWQALVALGIQDQVVLFTASDFGRTLTSNARGSDHAWGGNHFVMGGSVVGKKIYGQYPSLALNPESGNDLNPLDTGRGRLIPTTSCDEYFAELALWLGVPPSSLPLVLPNVGNFFTPAATGPLGFLA, encoded by the coding sequence ATGAATGCCCACCGCACGTCCCGCCGTCGCTTCCTCGGCCAAGCCAGCTGCTCCGCCGTCAGCTCGATCCCGCTGCTGAATACGCTGCTCAATCTGCGGCTCGCCGGTTCCATCGCCAGTGCAGCCCCGCCCGTAGCCAGCGAGTATCGCGCCATCGTCTGCCTTTTCCTCAGCGGCGGGAATGACAGCTTCAACATGCTGTCCCCCTACAGCGGCCCTTCCTCTACTCACGATGACTCACGCACCGAGTACGTGAACAGCCGCGGCGATCTCGCGCTCGATCTCGAGGATCTTCACCGGATTCACCCGACCAATACAGGCGTCCGCACCTTCGGCGTGCATCCCTCGATGCCGAACCTCGCTGCACGTTTCGAAGCAGGCGATGCCGCCTTCGTGGCGAATGTCGGCACCTTGATCGAGCCAGTCTTCAGCCGCGCCGAAGTCATCGCCGCATCCAAGCGCCTGCCGCTCGGCCTCTACTCGCACTCCGATCAGATCGAGCAATGGCAGACCAGCGTTCCGCAGAGCCGCACCGGCGTCGGCTGGGCCGGCCGCATGATGGACCTCATCAAGGGCATCAATCCCGGCCAGGCGGTCTCGATGAACATCTCCATCGACGGCAGCAATGTCTTCCAGAGCGGAATCACCGGCGCGGAGTATGCCGTCAATGCCGGCTACGGTGATGGATCCGGCGGCGGAGCCACTCCGCTCACCGGCTACAAAGCCGGCTACGATCCCGATCGTCCTTTCGACAATACCGCCAGCACCGCCGTCGATAGCATGCTGGCCCAGCAATACAGCCACCTGCTGCAGGAGACCTTCCAGAAGAAGCGCCGCGAGGCTCAGCAGGCCTACGAGATGTATGCCGCCGCCACCGCGCCTGATCTCCCTGCCACCGCCACCTTCACCAATGACAATCCACTCAGCCGCCAGCTCAAGCAGGTGGCGAAGGCCATCATGGGCCGCAATGGACTGCAGGCCGCACGCCAGACCTTCTTCGTCCAGCGCGGCGGCTGGGACCACCACAGTGAAACCCTGTCGCTTCAGGAAGCCATGCTGGGCGAGGTGGACCAAGCCATCGGTGAATTCTGGCAAGCCCTCGTCGCGCTCGGCATCCAGGACCAAGTCGTGCTCTTCACCGCCTCCGACTTCGGCCGCACGCTCACCAGCAATGCCCGCGGCTCTGACCACGCATGGGGCGGCAATCACTTCGTGATGGGCGGCAGCGTCGTAGGAAAAAAGATCTACGGCCAGTATCCCAGCCTCGCCCTCAATCCGGAAAGCGGCAACGACCTGAACCCGCTCGATACCGGCCGTGGCCGGCTTATTCCAACAACGAGCTGCGACGAATACTTCGCCGAGCTCGCCCTGTGGCTCGGCGTGCCACCCTCCAGCCTGCCTCTGGTGCTGCCGAATGTCGGCAACTTCTTCACGCCCGCCGCGACCGGGCCGCTTGGATTCCTCGCCTAG
- a CDS encoding ATP-binding protein, which translates to MSLPSWATEIVARYESGAAGQFILHGNVADRMLLRLPEGPKLGRLNDYLLDVLLPRFQVVLSYDPGFGLRVERGKEVFADWPALKEMPELPSLPLLAVRAIARFLQYARNLRAVGAKPVTVAVVLRDAQLYVPVLPQTMNHELSAIASLIRTWGGDTTLAAHGQAVFLVADRINSLHPLVATNPRAAEIELPLPDTSELAGALQALAPECPKALATDADFTRIASRLAGTSIAALEAFLRRRNHAGLPLGDADLGELRKALVERDAGELLDFVEPDRTLDDVIGLEGVKTRLRQDLTLWKQDEVEALPMGYLFCGPVGTGKTYLAECLAGEAGVPVVTLRNFRDRWVGSTEANLEKIFALLHALGRCIVFIDEADQALGRRTAGSGDSGVSSRVYSMLAAEMSDTRNRGKILWVLASSRPDLIEVDLKRPGRIDVKVPIFPTATAEEGMILLGALCKRRGIPLDDAAKAALLPLVPSWLTPGAAEALAVKAYRLTKTGTPSAQEALRTCLQGYLPPVDPLVIKAQMRLASEEATDAEFVPAEVRRYLDS; encoded by the coding sequence ATGTCTCTTCCGTCCTGGGCCACCGAGATCGTCGCGCGCTACGAAAGCGGGGCGGCGGGTCAATTCATCCTCCACGGCAATGTCGCCGACCGCATGCTCTTGCGCCTGCCGGAGGGTCCGAAATTGGGACGGCTGAATGACTACTTGTTAGACGTGTTGCTACCGCGTTTCCAAGTGGTGCTGAGCTATGATCCGGGCTTCGGCTTGCGCGTCGAGCGGGGGAAGGAAGTGTTTGCTGATTGGCCGGCGTTGAAGGAGATGCCGGAGTTGCCATCGCTGCCCTTGCTGGCGGTCCGGGCCATCGCTCGCTTTCTCCAGTATGCACGGAACCTGCGCGCGGTCGGGGCGAAGCCGGTGACCGTGGCGGTGGTGCTGCGGGATGCGCAGCTCTACGTGCCGGTGCTGCCGCAGACGATGAATCATGAGCTGAGCGCGATTGCTTCGCTGATCCGCACGTGGGGTGGTGACACCACGCTGGCGGCGCATGGCCAGGCGGTGTTCCTGGTGGCGGATCGTATCAACAGCCTGCATCCGCTGGTTGCCACAAATCCGCGGGCGGCGGAGATCGAGCTGCCATTGCCGGATACGAGTGAGCTGGCCGGAGCACTGCAGGCGCTGGCTCCCGAGTGCCCGAAGGCGCTGGCGACGGATGCGGATTTTACACGCATCGCTTCGCGACTGGCGGGCACGTCGATCGCAGCCTTGGAAGCTTTCCTGCGGCGTCGCAATCACGCGGGCCTGCCATTGGGCGATGCCGACCTCGGCGAGCTGCGGAAGGCGCTGGTCGAGCGCGACGCGGGTGAGTTGCTAGACTTCGTGGAACCTGACCGAACCCTTGACGATGTGATCGGTTTGGAAGGCGTGAAGACGCGGCTGCGCCAGGATCTCACGCTTTGGAAACAGGACGAAGTCGAGGCGCTGCCGATGGGCTATTTGTTCTGTGGGCCTGTCGGGACGGGCAAGACCTATTTGGCCGAATGCCTCGCTGGTGAAGCGGGTGTGCCGGTGGTCACTCTTCGGAACTTCCGCGATCGCTGGGTGGGATCCACCGAGGCGAACTTGGAGAAGATCTTCGCGCTTCTGCATGCGTTGGGCCGTTGCATCGTCTTCATTGATGAAGCCGACCAGGCACTGGGCCGTCGCACGGCGGGTAGCGGAGACTCCGGTGTCTCCAGCCGTGTTTACTCAATGCTCGCCGCGGAGATGTCCGACACTCGTAATCGCGGCAAGATCCTGTGGGTGCTGGCCTCGAGCCGGCCGGATTTGATCGAGGTCGACTTGAAGCGCCCGGGCCGTATCGACGTGAAGGTGCCGATCTTCCCGACCGCGACTGCGGAGGAGGGGATGATCCTGTTAGGCGCGTTGTGCAAGCGCCGCGGCATCCCGCTTGATGATGCGGCAAAGGCCGCGTTGCTTCCCTTGGTTCCCTCATGGCTCACGCCGGGCGCTGCGGAAGCGCTCGCGGTGAAGGCCTATCGTCTAACAAAAACGGGAACCCCCTCCGCTCAAGAGGCGCTGCGCACTTGTTTGCAGGGTTACTTGCCGCCCGTCGATCCACTGGTCATCAAGGCTCAGATGCGACTCGCTTCTGAAGAAGCGACCGATGCGGAATTCGTTCCTGCGGAGGTCCGCCGCTACCTCGACTCCTGA